In Elusimicrobiota bacterium, the genomic window ATTATCAGGGTTGGATATATCCCCGACTGCGGCGCGCTGTCGCGCGTCGCAGTCGCGCGCTGAAAGCGCGCAAGAGCCGAGTCGGAACGCTCAGCGCCGAGTTATCCACGGACTCTGCCCGGGCAGAGTTGCTCAGGTCGAGGACTTATCCACCGACTTGCCCCGGGGCAAGTCCATGAAAGCTCGTCCTCCGAGCCGGACTCCGAATTGTTCCCGATATGATAATATCGCCCTCATGAACGAAGCCCCAGGCGACGGCCTAAAGCGGGAACTGGGGCTCTTCGACTCGACCATGATCGTGGCCGGCTCCATGATCGGCTCGGGCGTCTTCATCGTGAGCGCGGACATCGCGCGCACGGTGGGCGGCGCGGGCTGGGTCCTGATGGTCTGGCTCATCACGGGCCTGTTCATGGTGACCGCGGCCGTCAGCTACGGGGAGCTGGCCGGGATGATCCCCCACGCCGGCGGGCAGTACGTCTACCTCCGGGAAGCCTACGGGCCCTTGGCCGGGTTCCTCTACGGCTGGACGCTCTTCTTGGTCATCCAGACCGGGACCATCGCGGCCGTGGCCGTGGCTTTCGCCAAATACACGGGCGTGCTCATCCCGTGGTTCTCCGAACAGCACATCCTCTTCGCGCTGGGGCGGTTCCACATTTCGGCCGCGCAGCTCCTGGCCATCGCGGTCATCGCTTTCCTGACCATCTTGAACCTGCGCGGCCTCAAGCTGGGCAAGCTGGTGCAGAACCTCTTCACCGTGACCAAGATCGCCTCGCTCTGCGGGCTGTCGCTGCTGGTCTTCTACGCCCTGCGCCACGGTCCGGCGTGGTCCGCGAACTTCCAGGACGCCTGGCAGGCCTGGTGGCAGCGCTGGGAAGGCGGCCAGGTCGTCTCCACGGAGCCGCTCTCGGGCTTGAAGCTGTGGGCTGCGGTGGGCGTGGCCATGGTGGGCTCGCTGTTCTCGGCCACGGCCTGGGAGAACATCACCTACACGGCCGCGGAGGTGCGCCGGCCGGAGCGCGACATCGCGCTGGCCTTGGTCCTGGGCACGTCCTTGGTGACCCTGCTCTACCTTCTGGCCAACGTGACGTACCTGGCGGCCTTGCCCTTGGACGCCATCCGCGGCGCGCCGTTGGACCGGGTGGCCACGGCCGCGCTCTCCGCGCTCTTCGGCGCGCCGGGCGGCGTGCTCATGGCCGCGCTCATCATGGTCTCGACCTTCGGCTGCAACAACGGGCTGATCCTCTCCGGCGCGCGGGTCTATTACGCGATGGCCAAGCACGGTCTCTTCTTCAAGAGGATCGGCCGCTTGAACAAGAACTCGGTGCCCGGCGCGGCCTTGGTCTTGCAGGGCATCTGGGCCGGGCTGCTCTGCCTCTCCGGGGCTTACGGGGACCTGCTCGATTACGTCATCTTCGCGGTCATCCTGTTCTACGCCATGACCGTGGCGGGGATCTTCGTGCTGCGCGTCAAGCGGCCGCAGGCGCTACGGCCGCACAAGGCCTGGGGCTATCCTCTGGCGCCGGCCTGCTTCCTGTTGGCCGCGGCTGCCATCGGCCTGGACCTGCTGATCTACAAGCCGGTCTACACCTGGCCGGGCCTGGGCATCGTGCTGCTGGGCATCCCGGTCTATTTCCTGCGCCGGAGGTCCGCATGAGCCATCGGGTCCTGATCACGGGCGCGACTTCGGGCCTGGGGAAGGAATTGGCCATGCAGCTGGCCCAGGAGGGCTTCCTGTTGGCTCTGACCGGGCGGCGCGAGGACCGCTTGAACGAACTGGCCGCGGCGGTCAAGGACGCGGGCGCGGGCGGAGCGCTGGCTTTGGCGGGCGATGTGACGGACGTGGCGGCCGTGCAGAGGCATCATGCGCTGATCATGGAGCGCTTCGGGGGCTTGGA contains:
- a CDS encoding amino acid permease, producing the protein MNEAPGDGLKRELGLFDSTMIVAGSMIGSGVFIVSADIARTVGGAGWVLMVWLITGLFMVTAAVSYGELAGMIPHAGGQYVYLREAYGPLAGFLYGWTLFLVIQTGTIAAVAVAFAKYTGVLIPWFSEQHILFALGRFHISAAQLLAIAVIAFLTILNLRGLKLGKLVQNLFTVTKIASLCGLSLLVFYALRHGPAWSANFQDAWQAWWQRWEGGQVVSTEPLSGLKLWAAVGVAMVGSLFSATAWENITYTAAEVRRPERDIALALVLGTSLVTLLYLLANVTYLAALPLDAIRGAPLDRVATAALSALFGAPGGVLMAALIMVSTFGCNNGLILSGARVYYAMAKHGLFFKRIGRLNKNSVPGAALVLQGIWAGLLCLSGAYGDLLDYVIFAVILFYAMTVAGIFVLRVKRPQALRPHKAWGYPLAPACFLLAAAAIGLDLLIYKPVYTWPGLGIVLLGIPVYFLRRRSA